A single region of the Silene latifolia isolate original U9 population chromosome 8, ASM4854445v1, whole genome shotgun sequence genome encodes:
- the LOC141595940 gene encoding L-ascorbate oxidase homolog yields the protein MIENKVLCFSILISILFLVNHINGENPYRFYTWKVTYGFVYPMGVKQQVIMINGQFPGPEIDCVTNDNLVISVHNGLNEPFLLSWNGLQNRRNSWQDGMPGTTCPIPAKKNYTYILQAKDQIGSFFYFPSLALHKAAGGFGALRIYSRPRIPVPFPPPTREFTILAGDWYKRSHRQLRMVLDAGRNLPLPDGLLINGRGWNGQTFTVDQGRTYRFRISNVGIATSFNFRIQGHRMKLVEAEGAHTVQTTYISLDVHLGQSYSVLVTADQAPADYYIVVSSRFTSPVLTTTAVLHYSNSWKKVGGPVPRGPTDQVGWSLNQALSIRRNLTASGPRPNPQGSYHYGMVPLQRTIVLGNSAPVINGRQRYAINSVSYVQADTPLKLADFFNIQGVFSPWSMPSSPSGKSAYLQSAVLQADYRTFIEIVFQNWENTVQSYHINGYAFFVVGMDGGQWTPASRRSYNLRDAVTRSTVQVYPRAWTAIYMSLDNVGMWNIRSENWARQYLGQQFYMRVYTTSHSWRDELPIPRNALLCGRARGRHTRPL from the exons ATGATAGAAAACAAAGTATTATGCTTTTCAATCTTAATATCCATATTATTTTTAGTAAATCACATAAATGGTGAAAACCCATATAGATTCTATACATGGAAAGTCACTTATGGATTTGTTTACCCCATGGGTGTCAAACAACAA GTGATAATGATAAATGGGCAGTTTCCAGGTCCAGAAATCGACTGTGTGACCAATGATAACTTGGTTATTAGTGTGCATAATGGTTTGAATGAACCATTCCTTCTTTCTTG GAATGGATTGCAAAACAGGAGGAATTCCTGGCAAGACGGAATGCCAGGAACAACATGTCCAATCCCGGCGAAGAAAAACTATACATACATTCTTCAAGCCAAAGACCAAATTGGTAGCTTCTTTTACTTTCCTTCCCTTGCTCTCCACAAGGCTGCTGGCGGGTTTGGAGCCCTTAGAATCTATAGTCGCCCTCGTATTCCCGTCCCTTTCCCTCCTCCAACCAGGGAGTTCACCATTCTAGCTGGAGATTGGTACAAGAGAAGTCACCGA CAATTAAGGATGGTCTTGGATGCAGGCCGGAATCTTCCTCTTCCCGATGGCCTTCTTATCAATGGTCGTGGATGGAACGGTCAAACTTTCACAGTTGATCAAG GAAGGACATACCGATTCAGGATATCAAATGTAGGAATCGCGACATCATTTAATTTCAGGATCCAGGGTCACAGAATGAAGTTAGTCGAGGCAGAAGGGGCCCACACCGTCCAAACGACGTATATTTCCTTAGACGTACATTTAGGCCAATCGTATTCAGTCCTTGTTACAGCTGATCAGGCTCCTGCAGATTACTACATTGTCGTCTCCTCACGATTTACCTCTCCTGTCCTTACCACCACGGCCGTCCTTCACTACAGTAACTCTTGGAAGAAAGTCGGGGGCCCTGTCCCTCGTGGTCCGACTGATCAGGTCGGTTGGTCTCTCAACCAGGCCTTATCTATCAG GAGGAATTTGACAGCGAGTGGGCCTAGACCGAACCCACAGGGGTCGTACCATTATGGTATGGTCCCACTACAACGAACCATAGTGCTCGGGAATTCTGCCCCAGTTATCAATGGTAGGCAGAGGTATGCAATCAACAGCGTCTCATATGTTCAGGCCGATACTCCCTTAAAATTGGCCGATTTTTTCAACATCCAAGGAGTGTTTAGTCCTTGGAGCATGCCAAGTAGTCCGTCTGGGAAATCGGCTTACCTTCAGTCCGCGGTGTTACAAGCTGATTACAGGACTTTTATCGAGATTGTTTTCCAGAACTGGGAAAACACCGTTCAGTCTTATCACATTAATGGCTATGCTTTCTTTGTCGTTGG AATGGATGGCGGACAATGGACGCCTGCTAGTAGAAGAAGCTATAACTTGAGAGACGCTGTTACTCGCTCCACTGTTCAG GTATATCCAAGGGCATGGACAGCAATATACATGTCATTAGACAATGTAGGAATGTGGAACATAAGATCAGAGAATTGGGCAAGGCAATACTTAGGACAACAATTCTATATGAGAGTCTACACTACTTCTCATTCATGGCGAGACGAGCTCCCGATTCCTAGGAATGCTCTCCTCTGCGGTAGGGCTAGAGGACGACATACCCGACCCCTTTAA